Within Acidobacteriota bacterium, the genomic segment CGATTCGCTCGGGCATGCGGTCGGCGACATCGCTCTCAAGGAGGTCGCGCTGCGCCTCAAAGCGTGCATCAGGCCGATCGATGATCTGGCACGACTCGGTGGCGACGAGTTCATGGTGCTGATGCCGCGGGTGCCCATCGACGAAGTCCAGCGAATCGCGGAAAGATTGCGGCTGGCAATCAGCAGTACGACCATCCAGGTGAGCACGGGATCGGTCATGTTCACCGCGAGCCTCGCAGCGATGATGCTCACCGAGGAGCTCTCCTCGATCGACGAGCTGCTCACGAAATCTCATCAGGTTCTCTACCGCAGCAAAAAAGGCGGTGGAAACCGCGTGTCGTATTCGGGGTCGCACTTCGATGACACCCTCCGGCGGCTGGCCGAGGCAAGAGACCGGCGCGAAATCCTGATGAAGGGAAAGAAATTCTTTTCCGTCCGGCATCCGATCGTCCGCCTGGAAGACGAATCAACCGTCGGTTACGAATTCCTGACCCGTCTGACCGGCAAGAATGCCGTGGAGATGCCGGACCATTTCTTCCGCTTCTCGGCGGAAGAAAACATTCTCACGGTCGTGGATCGTCAGTGCCTTCGAATCGCTCTCCGGGCAGCCGGGGCGGTCGCGTCAGGGCGGTGTCACGTGAATCTCTATCCTTCGACGATCGTCGGAGTACCAGTGGAACAGCTCATCGACGAGTTCCCGGATGATCGGCCGGACGGGTCGTTCTGCATCGAGATCAGCGAGCAGCAGATTCTGGGCGATCCCTCCTATCTGCTCGAGCCCGTGCGGCAATTGCGACAGGCCGGTATCGCGATCGCCGTGGACGACGTCGGCTTCGGCAACAGTTGCCTGGAAAGTCTGGTTGTCCTCGAGCCCGAAGTGATCAAGATCGACAAGCGCTGCGTCAGGGATCTCGACAGCGACGCCGCCGTCCGCGGGCGACTCGAGCGGTACCGGGACCTCGCCACATCGCTGGGAGCGATGATCGTGGTCGAGGGGATCGAAACGCGCGAGAATCTGGACATCCTCCGTTCGATGGGTTTCGAGCTCGGTCAGGGCTTTTACTGGGGCCGGCCGGAGTGATTGAAGGATACGAGGATATGAGGGTTCCTCGGCAGGCAATGGCCTCGGAGGCCCGTAGTTCGAGCTCGGCGCGGTTGGGCGCAAGTGATTGTAGAATCAGAGCGTGAGTCGTCGACGACTGTCGATATCGACACTTTGGTCCTTCATCGTTCTGCTGGCGGCGCTCGGCGTCACCGCCTCGGTGCTGCGGGCGTGGGGGGTGTTCGACAGTGTGTTCCTCAGCGAAGGCGAGGTGCCGGAGATGTCGAGGATTGATCGCGCCAACCTCCGCGCTCTCAATGAACTGCTCGCGATCGAGCCTGGAACGGCGCTGTACGAGGATGGAGAGGAGCAGAACCGCCGGTTTCTCGGAAAATTCAACAGCAATCCGGGCGCGACGCTCCTTCACGTGATGCCTGCTGCCCTGTTCATGATCCTTGCGCCGATACAGTTCGTGGCTCGACTCCGTTCCCGGCATCCGGCGTGGCATCGCTGGAGCGGCCGATTCCTGGTCGCCCTGGCTGTTCCGATTGCGATTTCAGGATTCTACTTCGGTATCCTGATGCCCTTCTCGGGACTTCTGGAATCGTCGGGGATCGCCCTGTTCGGCACGCTCTTCCTCGTTGCTGCGATCCGCGGCTTCGGCGCCATCCGCGCCGGAGACGTGGTACGCCACCGAGCATGGATGATTCGGATGGTCGCGGTCGCCCTCGGCGTGTCGAGCGTTCGAATCATCGGAATGCTGCTTGCGGTGCTCCTTCGGGAAGGCCCCGACATCTGGTTCGGCCCATCCGTATGGCTCGGATTCGGCCTCACGGTCGTCGCAGCAGAGCTCTGGATCCGCCGTACGAGCCCGAGGAAAAAGCGAGCAACTCCACTAGGCCCCACGCTCCCCCCTCCGGCTTCCCTGCCCGCGCCGGAACCGTCCATTGGCGGGTGAGATCGCGCACCGTCACCGCGGCAACCTGATACCGAAACCATGTTGCGCTCAGCATGTATATACTTTACGATACAAAGTCCTTCGTAGTCGAGGACATCATGAAGAAATGGATCGGATTTCCCCCACCGCTATCAGTACCGTTCTCATCTGGGGGTTCGGATGGCATCCCGCGGGTGCGGGGGGTTGACGCCGACGCTCCATCAGGACTGAAAGCATGACGAAAACCACCATTGCCGGCGTATCCGCCGTCGCGCTCGCCGTCATCCTCGCCATCATCCTCGGTTACCGCACGCTCCAGCATAGTTTCGAGCGATCCGCGGCGACACCCGACGGGACGACGACCGCCGTCACCGCGGCCCATCCGAGCTTCATCCATGGGCGCATCACCACGGTCAGCGGGGCGATCTACGAGGGGCGGCTCCGCTGGGGCATCGACCAGGAGGCGTTCTGGAGCGACCATTTCAACGGTGTCAGAACCGACAACCGATGGGTCGACCATGTACCGCCCGAGCAACTCCCCACCGAGCCCCGCCGCATCGAGATCTTCGGAGTCAGCGTCGGCCGACAGCAGCGCCCTCTCGACCTCGGGCGTCCCTTCATGGTGCGATTCGGCGATATTGCACGCATCGAGACGCTCGGCGTCAACGAGGTGCGGGTGAGTCTGAAAAACGGGACGGTCGTGGACCTCAATCGTCTCGATGCCAGCGACTTCGACGACTCCATGCGCGTGTGGGACGCGACGCGCGGCGTCATGGATGTCGACAGGCGGCTTCTCCGCACCATCGAGCTCTTCCCCCCGCCGGTAACGGGCACCCCGCCCGACCGGCTGCACGGAACGGTGCGCACGCGCGACGGAGACTTCACCGGTTTCGTCCAGTGGCATCGTGAGATGAGTCTCGGGACCGACGAGTTGGAGGGGCGGGCTGACGACGGCACTCACAGCATTCCGTTCGGCACGATCCGCTCCATCGCAAAAAACTCCCCCGACAGCTCTCTCGTGACGCTCGCCGACGGCAGCGAGGTGGTTCTCTCGGGAACACGTGAGGCCGGCCGAGGCAACGGCGGGATCTATGTCGACGATTCGCGTTACGGGCGGGTGCTCGTGTCGTGGGACGCCTTCGAGCGCATCGATTTCAGCGCGCCCGAAGCGGCCGGGAGTGGACCTGCGTACGACGACTTTCCCCCGGGCGCTCCGATCACCGGCGGGGTCACGACGCGCGATGGCCGCCGCCTCGAGGGACGGCTCGTTTTCGATCTCGACGAGACTGAGACCATCGAGACGCTCGATGCCCCGCGGCATGGGGTCGACTACACGATCCCCTTCGGTCTGATCGCTTCGATCGCCCCCCTCGGTCCCGAAGAGGGAGCGCGAGTGACCTTCCACAGCGGTGAGGAGCTCGTGCTCGAGCATGAGGGGGATCTCGGCAGCCAGAACGCCGGCCTGCTGATCTTCGCCGAGGGAGTCGAGCGCGGCGAGTACTTGCGGTGGGCCGACGTCGCGCGGATCGACCTCGACCGTCCCGGGGCGATGTACCCGCCGATCGAGTAGCGCCGAGCGAGCGACTGGGAGGGCGACCCTCCGGCGAGCGAAAATGACCGCAATCTCACCACTCGCCGTAATCAAACTCATGCGCCGCCCTTCCGTTCATCCCGAGCGTGCGGTCGGGCGGGGGGCGAGGGATCTCTCATGAAAGTACTAGCAAACCAAGCGAAGCACCGAGTTTGCGGGATTAACAAACTGA encodes:
- a CDS encoding diguanylate cyclase, which codes for MLDFKHLFESAPGLYLVLDTDLRIVAASKAYLAATMTKLDEIAGRNIFDVFPDNPDDPTADGTRNLRASLEAVLETREPNAMAVQKYDIPRPAEAGGGFEERYWSPINSPVSVDGQLTHIIHRVEDVTEFVKLQQLQSEKEAAYERTRAELYAQAQLTEVLNLKESIFPDVGTLGLIPRSNLYVILMNAPAAVCIVRGADYVIELANPAFRRLCGHREILGRPLREAFPEKMSPQFLEPLGELPRTRHAVITREVRLMIDAGDGTEEKEIYSFVYQPMHGVSGESEGVVMFGFDVTELQTTNAALERLTLLDPLTETLNRRGLQEKLDRQIESLREKEEATLVVLMDLDNFKQINDSLGHAVGDIALKEVALRLKACIRPIDDLARLGGDEFMVLMPRVPIDEVQRIAERLRLAISSTTIQVSTGSVMFTASLAAMMLTEELSSIDELLTKSHQVLYRSKKGGGNRVSYSGSHFDDTLRRLAEARDRREILMKGKKFFSVRHPIVRLEDESTVGYEFLTRLTGKNAVEMPDHFFRFSAEENILTVVDRQCLRIALRAAGAVASGRCHVNLYPSTIVGVPVEQLIDEFPDDRPDGSFCIEISEQQILGDPSYLLEPVRQLRQAGIAIAVDDVGFGNSCLESLVVLEPEVIKIDKRCVRDLDSDAAVRGRLERYRDLATSLGAMIVVEGIETRENLDILRSMGFELGQGFYWGRPE
- a CDS encoding DUF2306 domain-containing protein, yielding MSRRRLSISTLWSFIVLLAALGVTASVLRAWGVFDSVFLSEGEVPEMSRIDRANLRALNELLAIEPGTALYEDGEEQNRRFLGKFNSNPGATLLHVMPAALFMILAPIQFVARLRSRHPAWHRWSGRFLVALAVPIAISGFYFGILMPFSGLLESSGIALFGTLFLVAAIRGFGAIRAGDVVRHRAWMIRMVAVALGVSSVRIIGMLLAVLLREGPDIWFGPSVWLGFGLTVVAAELWIRRTSPRKKRATPLGPTLPPPASLPAPEPSIGG